A part of Aegilops tauschii subsp. strangulata cultivar AL8/78 chromosome 2, Aet v6.0, whole genome shotgun sequence genomic DNA contains:
- the LOC109731497 gene encoding uncharacterized protein isoform X2, with protein sequence MCIAAWTWQAHPAYGLLLLFNRDEYHSRPTRPAQWWAAAGEEGEEILGGRDELGGGTWLGCTKGGKLAFLTNVREPSPRDGARSRGELPVRQGPLEYATEIAKEADQYNGFNLVLADVHSGTMVYISNKPGDAPVVQTVSPGCHVLSNAAIDSPWPKVLRLGQSFNRFLAAHDDAEVSLKQMVEELMTDTVKADRSAVPDTGVDPDWEYQLSSIFIDTKKGQARYGTRSMAAIGVKLDGEVTFYERSLASSLWNENVVQFEMDMAQ encoded by the exons ATGTGCATCGCGGCGTGGACATGGCAGGCTCACCCGGCGTACGGCCTGCTCCTCCTCTTCAACCGCGACGAGTACCACTCCAG GCCGACGAGGCCAGCGCAGTGGTGGGCCGCCGCGGGGGAGGAGGGCGAGGAGATCCTCGGGGGCAGGGACGAGCTAGGCGGGGGCACGTGGCTGGGGTGCACGAAGGGAGGGAAGTTGGCCTTCCTGACCAACGTCCGGGAACCCAGCCCCCGGGATGGGGCGAGATCCAGAGGGGAGCTTCCCGTCAG GCAGGGTCCATTGGAGTATGCAACTGAAATTGCAAAGGAAGCAGATCAGTACAATGGTTTTAATCTTGTATTGGCTGATGTGCATTCAGGAACCATGGTGTACATCTCTAATAAGCCAGGTGACGCTCCTGTGGTTCAAACAGTTTCTCCTGGGTGTCATGTGCTTTCTAATGCTGCTATTGACTCCCCTTGGCCAAAG GTGTTGCGCTTGGGACAGAGCTTCAACAGATTTCTTGCAGCACATGATGACGCAGAAGTCTCTTTGAAGCAGATGGTTGAAGAACTGATGACAGATACGGTCAAGGCTGACAGATCTGCGGTGCCTGACACTGGCGTGGATCCTGACTGGGAATACCAGTTGAGCTCTATATTCATCGACACAAAAAAGGGACAG GCAAGATACGGGACACGAAGCATGGCTGCCATTGGGGTGAAACTGGATGGTGAGGTAACTTTCTACGAGAGGTCCTTGGCCAGCAGCTTGTGGAATGAGAATGTAGTACAGTTTGAAATGGATATGGCACAATAG
- the LOC109731497 gene encoding uncharacterized protein isoform X3, whose product MAGSPGVRPAPPLQPRRVPLQADEASAVVGRRGGGGRGDPRGQGRARRGHVAGVHEGREVGLPDQRPGTQPPGWGEIQRGASRQGRQGPLEYATEIAKEADQYNGFNLVLADVHSGTMVYISNKPGDAPVVQTVSPGCHVLSNAAIDSPWPKVLRLGQSFNRFLAAHDDAEVSLKQMVEELMTDTVKADRSAVPDTGVDPDWEYQLSSIFIDTKKGQARYGTRSMAAIGVKLDGEVTFYERSLASSLWNENVVQFEMDMAQ is encoded by the exons ATGGCAGGCTCACCCGGCGTACGGCCTGCTCCTCCTCTTCAACCGCGACGAGTACCACTCCAG GCCGACGAGGCCAGCGCAGTGGTGGGCCGCCGCGGGGGAGGAGGGCGAGGAGATCCTCGGGGGCAGGGACGAGCTAGGCGGGGGCACGTGGCTGGGGTGCACGAAGGGAGGGAAGTTGGCCTTCCTGACCAACGTCCGGGAACCCAGCCCCCGGGATGGGGCGAGATCCAGAGGGGAGCTTCCCGTCAG GGCAGGCAGGGTCCATTGGAGTATGCAACTGAAATTGCAAAGGAAGCAGATCAGTACAATGGTTTTAATCTTGTATTGGCTGATGTGCATTCAGGAACCATGGTGTACATCTCTAATAAGCCAGGTGACGCTCCTGTGGTTCAAACAGTTTCTCCTGGGTGTCATGTGCTTTCTAATGCTGCTATTGACTCCCCTTGGCCAAAG GTGTTGCGCTTGGGACAGAGCTTCAACAGATTTCTTGCAGCACATGATGACGCAGAAGTCTCTTTGAAGCAGATGGTTGAAGAACTGATGACAGATACGGTCAAGGCTGACAGATCTGCGGTGCCTGACACTGGCGTGGATCCTGACTGGGAATACCAGTTGAGCTCTATATTCATCGACACAAAAAAGGGACAG GCAAGATACGGGACACGAAGCATGGCTGCCATTGGGGTGAAACTGGATGGTGAGGTAACTTTCTACGAGAGGTCCTTGGCCAGCAGCTTGTGGAATGAGAATGTAGTACAGTTTGAAATGGATATGGCACAATAG
- the LOC109731497 gene encoding uncharacterized protein isoform X1 has translation MCIAAWTWQAHPAYGLLLLFNRDEYHSRPTRPAQWWAAAGEEGEEILGGRDELGGGTWLGCTKGGKLAFLTNVREPSPRDGARSRGELPVRYLQGRQGPLEYATEIAKEADQYNGFNLVLADVHSGTMVYISNKPGDAPVVQTVSPGCHVLSNAAIDSPWPKVLRLGQSFNRFLAAHDDAEVSLKQMVEELMTDTVKADRSAVPDTGVDPDWEYQLSSIFIDTKKGQARYGTRSMAAIGVKLDGEVTFYERSLASSLWNENVVQFEMDMAQ, from the exons ATGTGCATCGCGGCGTGGACATGGCAGGCTCACCCGGCGTACGGCCTGCTCCTCCTCTTCAACCGCGACGAGTACCACTCCAG GCCGACGAGGCCAGCGCAGTGGTGGGCCGCCGCGGGGGAGGAGGGCGAGGAGATCCTCGGGGGCAGGGACGAGCTAGGCGGGGGCACGTGGCTGGGGTGCACGAAGGGAGGGAAGTTGGCCTTCCTGACCAACGTCCGGGAACCCAGCCCCCGGGATGGGGCGAGATCCAGAGGGGAGCTTCCCGTCAGGTATCTCCAG GGCAGGCAGGGTCCATTGGAGTATGCAACTGAAATTGCAAAGGAAGCAGATCAGTACAATGGTTTTAATCTTGTATTGGCTGATGTGCATTCAGGAACCATGGTGTACATCTCTAATAAGCCAGGTGACGCTCCTGTGGTTCAAACAGTTTCTCCTGGGTGTCATGTGCTTTCTAATGCTGCTATTGACTCCCCTTGGCCAAAG GTGTTGCGCTTGGGACAGAGCTTCAACAGATTTCTTGCAGCACATGATGACGCAGAAGTCTCTTTGAAGCAGATGGTTGAAGAACTGATGACAGATACGGTCAAGGCTGACAGATCTGCGGTGCCTGACACTGGCGTGGATCCTGACTGGGAATACCAGTTGAGCTCTATATTCATCGACACAAAAAAGGGACAG GCAAGATACGGGACACGAAGCATGGCTGCCATTGGGGTGAAACTGGATGGTGAGGTAACTTTCTACGAGAGGTCCTTGGCCAGCAGCTTGTGGAATGAGAATGTAGTACAGTTTGAAATGGATATGGCACAATAG